One segment of Brassica napus cultivar Da-Ae chromosome C3, Da-Ae, whole genome shotgun sequence DNA contains the following:
- the LOC106427490 gene encoding RWD domain-containing protein 1, with amino-acid sequence MTEYKEEQEMEIEALESILADDFKEIHSSESGLNTSNRCFQITVTPQDDDLEESSSIPPVQLGLVFSHTENYPDEAPLLDVKSIRGIHVGDLTILKEKLEQEATENLGMAMMYTLVSSAKDWLSEHYGQDDGDDYAEEEAAKEDEVIVPHGEPVTLETFVAWRERYEAELALERAKLMPESALTAPKEKKLTGRQWFESGKARGTVVTADQESEEEDDEDIDFEDEDFEDDEEDMLEHYLAEKSDARA; translated from the exons ATGACGG AGTATAAGGAGGAACAGGAGATGGAGATTGAAGCTCTTGAATCTATACTTGCTGATGACTTCAAAG AGATTCATTCTAGTGAAAGTGGGCTTAATACTTCAAACCGATGCTTTCAGATTACAGTCACTCCTCAG GATGATGATCTAGAGGAGTCATCATCAATCCCACCAG TTCAGCTTGGTTTGGTTTTCTCGCACACAGAAAATTACCCGGACGAGGCACCTCTTTTGGATGTTAAAAG TATCCGAGGAATCCATGTTGGTGACCTCACAatcctaaaagagaagcttgaaCAGGAG GCAACTGAAAATCTTGGCATGGCCATGATGTATACATTGGTCTCATCAGCAAAGGACTGGTTGTCTGAACACTATGGGCAAGATGATGGGGATGACTATGCCGAGGAAGAAGCCGCCAAAGAGGATGAG GTTATCGTTCCTCATGGAGAACCTGTTACGCTGGAGACATTTGTGGCATGGAGAGAGAGATACGAGGCAGAGCTTGCACTTGAACGTGCCAA GCTGATGCCGGAGTCTGCTCTTACGGCTCCTAAGGAGAAGAAGCTTACAGGAAGACAGTGGTTCGAGAGTGGCAAAGCG AGAGGAACAGTGGTCACTGCTGATCAAGAATCggaggaggaagatgatgaagacATTGACTTTGAAGACGAAGACTTTGAAG atgatgaagaagacatGCTTGAGCACTATTTGGCGGAGAAATCTGATGCAAGGGCCTGA
- the LOC106427470 gene encoding putative RING-H2 finger protein ATL37, whose amino-acid sequence MDQSHESLWKHLNESHPMELTVFLVIMLIVCYYCGKNDHMGLPLEPIHQTPQQDIETGQQLPLPKVILFKDIKVEEEGGGGCGKSSCPICLEEYDDDHEIRRLNKCGHVFHRFCIDSWLTNDPRRTCPNCRGSV is encoded by the coding sequence ATGGATCAGTCTCATGAATCGCTATGGAAGCACTTGAACGAGTCACACCCAATGGAACTAACAGTTTTTCTAGTAATAATGCTCATCGTTTGTTACTATTGCGGTAAGAATGATCACATGGGATTACCTCTCGAGCCAATCCACCAAACTCCTCAACAAGACATTGAAACCGGACAACAGCTTCCTTTGCCGAAAGTCATATTGTTCAAAGATAtcaaagtagaagaagaaggaggaggaggatgtggTAAAAGTTCTTGCCCAATTTGTTTGGAAGAGTACGATGATGATCATGAGATTAGGAGATTAAACAAGTGTGGACATGTTTTTCATCGTTTTTGTATTGATTCTTGGCTTACAAATGATCCTAGACGAACATGTCCGAATTGTCGTGGCTCGGTTTGA
- the LOC106427488 gene encoding NADP-specific glutamate dehydrogenase-like, protein MFGGLGMNPSMDDINLIQQAQRHQLVVTNLGEEIDLEIGTGEDEAAFATNSLIGGTTREPSTGEHDETKHMVLVSDLQGEDQDMSKGQPSAKRKKKVVKRWREEWADTYKWAYVDMKEGTARIFCSVCREYGRKHRRNPYGNEGSRNMQMSALEEHNNSLLHKEALRLQTASKDKIVVDKPIYVKTLMSKSAGSIVEGALKRDPNEIEFIQSVQESVHALERVIAKNSHYVNIMERLLEPERMIVFRVPWIDDRGETHVNRGFRVQFNQALGPCRGGIRFHPSMNLSIAKFLGFQQTLKNALSPYKLGGASGGSDFDPKGRSDNELMRFCQSFMDEMYRYMGPDKDLPSEEVGVGTREMGYLFGQYRRLAGQFQGSFTGPRIYWATSSLRTEASGYGVVYFARLMLADMNKEIKGLRCVVSGCGKIAMHVVEKLIACGAHPVTVSDSKGYLVDDDGFDYMKLAFLREIKSQQRSLRDYSKTYARAKYFDEVKPWNERCDVAFPCASQNEVDQADAINLVNAGCRLLVEGSNMPCTAEAVDVFRKANVLIAPAIAAGAGGVAAGEIEVLRESNSMQWSAEDFESRLQEALKQTYEKALKAANDFGYQKESPEALLHGATIAAFLNIAQAMTDQGCV, encoded by the exons ATGTTTGGTGGGCTGGGGATGAATCCTTCAATGGATGATATTAACTTAATCCAGCAGGCGCAAAGGCACCAGCTTGTCGTCACCAATCTTGGAGAAgagattgatttagaaattggaACTGGAGAGGACGAAGCCGCTTTCGCCACCAATTCATTGATCGGAGGGACTACAAGGGAGCCTTCCACCGGGGAACATGATGAGACAAAGCATATGGTTTTGGTATCTGATCTTCAGGGGGAGGATCAAGATATGTCTAAAGGGCAGCCGTCGgcgaagagaaagaagaaagttgTTAAACGGTGGAGAGAGGAGTGGGCTGACACGTACAAGTGGGCTTATGTGGACATGAAAGAAGGAACGGCGAGGATCTTCTGTTCCGTTTGCAGAGAGTATGGTCGAAAACATCGGAGGAATCCGTATGGGAATGAAGGTAGTAGAAACATGCAGATGAGTGCGTTGGAAGAACACAACAATAGTTTGCTGCACAAAGAGGCTCTCCGTCTCCAAACTGCTTCCAAAGATAAGATTGTTGTTGACAAGCCCATTTATGTGAAGA CTCTTATGTCGAAGAGTGCTGGTTCAATTGTGGAGGGTGCACTGAAGCGAGATCCTAATGAGATTGAATTTATTCAGTCTGTACAAGAATCTGTGCATGCTCTAGAGCGGGTAATTGCAAAAAATTCTCA TTATGTCAACATTATGGAGCGGCTATTAGAACCTGAGCGTATGATAGTGTTCCGGGTTCCGTGGATTGATGACCGAGGTGAAACACATGTAAACAGAGGCTTTAGAGTTCAGTTTAATCAAGCACTGGGACCATGTAGAGGAGGTATCCGGTTTCATCCATCCATGAACTTAAGCATCGCCAAGTTTCTCGGCTTTCAGCAG ACGTTAAAAAATGCGCTGTCACCATATAAACTTGGAGGGGCTTCTGGAGGAAGCGACTTTGATCCTAAAGGAAGAAGTGACAATGAG CTTATGAGATTTTGCCAAAGTTTCATGGATGAAATGTACAGATATATGGGTCCGGACAAA GATCTTCCGTCAGAGGAGGTTGGTGTTGGTACTCGAGAAATGGGATATCTTTTCGGACAGTACAGACGACTTGCTGGTCAGTTTCAG GGAAGTTTTACAGGACCACGGATATATTGGGCTACTTCTAGCCTCAGAACCGAAGCTAGTGGCTATGGCGTG GTGTACTTTGCACGACTTATGCTTGCAGATATGAATAAGGAAATAAAGGGATTAAG atgTGTTGTGAGCGGTTGCGGAAAGATAGCGATGCATGTTGTAGAGAAGCTAATTGCTTGTGGGGCTCATCCTGTTACAGTTTCAG ATTCAAAAGGATATTTGGTGGATGACGATGGATTTGATTATATGAAACTTGCGTTTTTGAGAGAGATAAAATCCCAGCAGAGAAGTCTGAG AGACTATTCAAAGACCTATGCAAGAGCCAAATACTTTGATGAAGTAAAACCGTGGAATGAAAGGTGTGATGTGGCGTTCCCCTGTGCGTCTCAGAATGAAGTTGATCAAGCAGATGCCATTAATCTGGTCAATGCTGGCTGTCGCTTACTAGTAGAAG gtTCAAACATGCCGTGTACAGCTGAAGCAGTAGATGTTTTCAGAAAGGCGAATGTTCTGATTGCTCCTGCCATTGCTGCTGGAGCTGGAGGA GTTGCTGCCGGAGAAATTGAAGTACTCCGTGAATCTAATTCAATGCAATGGTCAGCAGAAGATTTTGAGTCTAGATTACAG GAAGCACTGAAGCAGACTTATGAGAAAGCTCTTAAAGCAGCTAATGATTTCGGTTATCAGAAAGAGAGTCCTGA GGCTCTTCTGCACGGAGCAACAATTGCAGCTTTTTTGAACATAGCTCAAGCTATGACAGACCAAGGTTGTGTTTAG